In the genome of Megalops cyprinoides isolate fMegCyp1 chromosome 7, fMegCyp1.pri, whole genome shotgun sequence, one region contains:
- the LOC118780527 gene encoding kelch-like protein 17: MEGSMQLLSRDSHSVSHNSKRHYHDSFVSMNRMRQRGLLCDIALHVGSKEIRAHKVVLASCSPYFHAMFTNEMSESQQTHVTLHDIDPQALEQLVQYAYTAEIVVGEGNVQTLLPAASLLQLNGVRDACCKFLLSQLDPSNCLGIRGFADTHSCSDLLKSAHKYVLQHFVEVSKTEEFMLLPLKQVLDLISSDNLNVPSEEEVYRAVLSWIKHDIDGRRQHVPRLMKCVRLPLLTRDFLMSHVDTELLVRHHSECKDLLIEALKYHLMPEQRGVLSNSRTRPRHCEGACPVLFAVGGGSLFAIHGDCEAYDTRTDRWHMVASMSTRRARVGVAAIGNKLYAVGGYDGTSDLATVESYEPVTNSWQSEVSMGTRRSCLGVAVLHGLLYAAGGYDGASCLNSAERYDPLTSSWTSVAAMSTRRRYVRVATLDGCLYAVGGYDSSSHLATVEKYDPQSNAWTAIASMLSRRSSAGVAVLEGMLYVAGGNDGTSCLNSVERYNPKTNTWESVAAMNIRRSTHDLVAMDGWLFAVGGNDGSSSLNSIEKYNPRSNKWVAASCMFTRRSSVGVAVLELLNFPPPSSPTLSVSSTSL; this comes from the exons ATGGAGGGCAGCATGCAGCTGCTGAGCCGCGACAGCCACAGCGTATCCCACAATTCCAAGCGGCACTACCACGACTCCTTCGTCTCCATGAACAGGATGCGGCAGCGCGGCCTGCTCTGTGACATCGCCCTGCACGTGGGCAGCAAGGAGATCCGGGCGCACAAGGTGGTGCTGGCCTCCTGCAGCCCCTACTTCCACGCCATGTTCACAA ATGAGATGTCGGAGAGCCAGCAGACCCATGTGACCCTCCACGACATCGACCCCCAGGCCCTGGAGCAGCTGGTGCAGTACGCCTACACGGCCGAAATCGTGGTCGGGGAGGGCAACGTCCAG ACGCTGCTCCCGGCCGCCAGCCTCCTGCAGCTGAACGGCGTGCGGGACGCCTGCTGCAAGTTCCTCCTCAGCCAGCTGGACCCGTCCAACTGCCTGGGCATCCGCGGCTTCGCCGACACGCACTCCTGCAGCGACCTGCTCAAGTCCGCCCACAAGTACGTGCTGCAGCACTTCGTGGAGGTCTCCAAGACCGAGGAGTTCATGCTGCTGCCGCTcaaacag GTGCTGGACCTGATCTCCAGTGACAACCTCAACGTCCCGTCAGAGGAGGAGGTGTACAGGGCCGTGCTCAGCTGGATCAAACACGACATCGACGGGCGTCGGCAACACGTGCCCAGG ctgaTGAAGTGCGTGCGGCTGCCGCTGCTGACGCGGGACTTCCTGATGAGCCACGTGGACACGGAGCTGCTGGTGCGCCACCACTCAGAGTGCAAGGACCTGCTGATCGAGGCCCTCAAGTACCACCTGATGCCCGAGCAGAGGGGCGTGCTGAGCAACAGCCGTACCCGCCCGCGCCACTGCGAGGGGGCCTGCCCCGTGCTCTTCGCTGTGG GAGGGGGAAGCCTGTTCGCCATCCATGGAGACTGCGAGGCCTACGACACCCGGACGGACCGCTGGCACATGGTGGCGTCCATGTCGACGCGACGGGCACGGGTGGGCGTGGCCGCCATAGGGAACAAGCTCTACGCAGTCGGCGG GTATGACGGCACCTCTGACCTGGCCACCGTAGAGTCGTACGAGCCCGTGACGAACTCCTGGCAGTCCGAGGTTTCCATGGGAACACGGCGCAGCTGCCTGGGTGTGGCGGTTCTGCACGGCTTGCTGTACGCTGCCGGGGGTTACGACGGAGCTTCCTGCCTAAACAG TGCTGAGAGATACGACCCCCTGACCAGCTCTTGGACCTCAGTGGCAGCCATGAGCACCAGGAGGAGATATGTTCGTGTGGCCACTCTGG ATGGCTGTCTGTATGCGGTTGGTGGATATGACAGCTCCTCGCACTTAGCAACAGTAGAAAAATATGACCCGCAG AGCAACGCCTGGACCGCCATCGCCAGCATGCTCAGCCGTCGGAGCAGCGCGGGTGTGGCCGTGCTGGAGGGCATGCTCTACGTCGCCGGGGGCAACGACGGAACCAGCTGCCTCAACTCGGTGGAGAGGTACAACCCTAAGACCAACACGTGGGAGAGCGTGGCTGCCATGAACATCCGCAG GAGCACCCACGACCTGGTGGCCATGGACGGCTGGCTGTTCGCGGTGGGCGGCAACGACGGCAGCTCTAGCCTCAACTCCATCGAGAAGTACAACCCGCGCAGCAACAAGTGGGTGGCGGCCTCCTGCATGTTCACCCGCCGCAGCAGCGTGGGCGTGGCCGTGCTGGAGCTGCTCAACttccccccgccctcctccccgACCCTCTCCGTCTCCTCCACCAGCCTCTGA